The stretch of DNA AAACCAAAGCAGTGAATGCCCTCCAGCGTGAGGTATCTGCACAGAAAACTCTAGGATTTCTATATGTTTGGCAAAATCAGATtgttacactttttttgttacagtTGCAGTGTTGTGGTATTAAGAACTACACAGACTGGTTGGAAACACCATGGTTTAATCATAGTGGGAAATACGAAGTTCCTCTGAGCTGCTGCAACAAAACATTTAACTCCTGCAATGGAACTTTAAACTCAACCCAGTTGCTGTATAATGAGGTACAGATACTAATTACATTTGAGCTACAACATTTATTAGATATAAAATTCATATTTCATTGCTTGATTTTACAGAAGGCTATaccattcattaaattaaaagtcACCCTGTATATTTTCTAAATTCATTTTATGTATCTCACTGTGAATGATTAATTAAtgtataattcatttttttagcTGTTGACAAATGtagtaaaaatttaataatttgttacacTTGGATATATGTCACAATATGGATCAAAAGATCTGTGACTGCTTCCATTTTATTGTGACAAAAGGAGTATTATGggttaaatgcaattaaatgaaataacGTCAGAAAAATTATTGAATCTTGTATCTcagtgtaaaaacaaacaaatgtatttacaattgtacaattactataatattaatacaaaatttaCAGATGTCTAAGTAGAACTTAAAAATGGAAAACtggaatatttctttaaaaatgatttaacactgctaaataaattaatttgctaattcatttaaattaggtTTGTATCCCAGTGTTTTGAGCAAGATTCAACTTTTTTCTCTATTTTAGGGTTGTCAAGGTAAACTTGAGATGAAATTACTGCTTTCAGTGCACATCATGATTATAACATCTTTAGTGGTTCTCTTTTTACTGGTGAGCTCTGAGACTtgaattataatacatttatgccCTGATCTTTTACCAGATTTATAATGTCATCTTTGACATTTCTGTTTTCAGATAATGTCTTGGATTCTAGTGGCACAGCTAATGAGGCATCAACCCCCACAAGAGTATCGAATCTTGGACCAAGAATAAAAAGGCACTTTTGGAATTGAAATCTTGTTACTTTTCTTCTGAAtgctttcacatttttttttaaataaatatatacatatttcactGTTATTAATGCTGATATATTATTCCGTTAAGTTTTTACATTTCTACAAACTAGTTTATCTAAACAAAACCTGTTCTCCaatgaatgttttatattatcaaataaaatgtctGATTTTATTATTAGTGACTGTTGATCTGGATCTGAATCTCAACAGATTATGATAGTGGGAGGGGTTGAGACTTCCGCTTCCTCGGCTGAGTTCCCTAGTGGCGTGTTTTTGTGTCACGAGAGCGCAGCTCCAAAAAAGCCACGTTTTGCTGAAGCTCCTCGTGCGTTCGCTCTACTGCAGAATCGGAGAGACGTTGAAGTTGGTAAGGCGCTAGATACGCATTTAAACTATTGATTTTGTTATATTGGACTTTGTTTATTAGGATTTAGCAATGTTTTAAATCCACTCGGTGTTCGAGGCCTGCCTTTATTTGGGTTAACGTTAGGCCCCTTAGCGCAGCCTGCTCGAGTTTGAACTCGAGAGTTGCATGGGATTTACAGAGTGAGTCATCGCGAAAATATGGGGACGGTGTGTGGGGNNNNNNNNNNNNNNNNNNNNNNNNNNNNNNNNNNNNNNNNNNNNNNNNNNNNNNNNNNNNNNNNNNNNNNNNNNNNNNNNNNNNNNNNNNNNNNNNNNNNNNNNNNNNNNNNNNNNNNNNNNNNNNNNNNNNNNNNNNNNNNNNNNNNNNNNNNNNNNNNNNNNNNNNNNNNNNNNNNNNNNNNNNNNNNNNNNNNNNNNNNNNNNNNNNNNNNNNNNNNNNNNNNNNNNNNNNNNNNNNNNNNNNNNNNNNNNNNNNNNNNNNNNNNNNNNNNNNNNNNNNNNNNNNNNNNNNNNNNNNNNNNNNNNNNNNNNNNNNNNNNNNNNNNNNNNNNNNNNNNNNNNNNNNNNNNNNNNNNNNNNNNNNNNNNNNNNNNNNNNNNNNNNNNNNNNNNNNNNNNNNNNNNNNNNNNNNNNNNNNNNNNNNNNNNNNNNNNNNNNNNNNNNNNNNNNNNNNNNNNNNNNNNNNNNNNNNNNNNNNNNNNNNNNNNNNNNNNNNNNGAAAGATGAATCAAGTAcagccaagtacagggatatcctggaagAAAACCTTCTcaagagtgctcaggacctcagactgggccaaaGGTTAACCTTCCAACAatacaatgaccctaagcacacagctaaaataacgaagAAGTGGAttcacaacaactctgtgactgttcttgaatggcccagccagagccctgacttaaacccaattgagcatctctggagagacctgaaaatggctgtccaccaacgtttaccatccaaccttacagaactggagaggatctgcaaggagaaatggcagaggatccccaaatcctggtgtgaaaaacttgttgcatctttcccaaaaagactcatggctgtattagatcaaaaggttGCTTCACTAAATattgagcaaagggtctgaatacttaggaccatgtgatttttcctttttccttttttaataaagTACAAAAATGTCAATAATTGTGTTGTTCTGTcagtatggggtgctgtgtgtacatttaaaggtgccatatgcaaaaattgaggtaaaaatatccataacatgacctacacgcatcaaaagaatgagaagaaataagggcgatgatgtcattaaaaaaatgtcaagttatagtgctgcagagatatcaaccttaattagcattagcattactagccccggcccgacaggtgtcgtaataccagtttcggccatgggaggcagtatgcgggcaacataaccaccagccaacctgcaatacacgaataactcgcgcGGCTTGTGGGCatgcctgaacctgatgtcaatcatgtggaaagtacagcccagttcttcatttcagttcagggaagagagagaagggatgtctcaagcccttggcaagagaccaccacccgctacagggaaacaaccgtgctctgaatcacaaatcaaatccgataagaatacgagccgaaccagagtaaacattgGCACTGcgtttaatcgctggagacaactgatggacctgaaagaaatgaggttctactccgaacttgcaacatttcttttggattggtcaattagatgctgttagtatttcgctagaaggttgttttatatgtttgtgtatatgttttcgggaagttataacatagaaatgtatcgaaggctgttcgataaacgtgctaatgttagcgatggctaaccgtagctgcgtttgataattagctagctataacttaacgttacccattttattatttcataactaacctgctctgtctagtctgttggtctccgtgtcctctttgcttcgtggtttttctgtgcgtgaaaaaattgatgtgtggcgtgaaagcgtgtgaaaagagtcaattgtatgtgtctcacggtgaatgcttgagggttggcacattagttcccaagcagaataaaggacaggttgattattgctgattagcgtttgtattaatctatgatgtgtccctgtttgcgtacagggacataaaaataaattaaaagtgatacgtggaccaaggatttctgagattgttcatttgaagtaaaggatcctaatattttgtccacaacaatatttaatgaggttaacttataactccttgtggttagtctgcacgagatcaacaagcttgtttgctttgcggccgctataaatacaaaataagcatttgatctacgttagagcgtctgagcgctcacaaatctttctgcagcgtcgtgagcagagcggcaagagcgatttttgatgcTGCAGACGCCGGCGATGTGAatgcacagttaggcttcggttatggctgtagtgttgttgtgaaagtaggggcggagcatagagactatgccatttctcgtttgttactctagagtagaccaattcactttattgaggcatactgcccccatctggtatggaatgtggagtatgacttgatttttttgccaaacattacagatggcacctttaatgaggaaaaaaatgaaattaaatgattttagcaaatggctgcaatataacaaagagtggaaattttaagggggtctgaatactttccgtacccactgtatatataacTCTGCTTATTAAATCTGTCACTTTTGAGAAATTGACCCTAACACTTATAACTATAGAGTTAatagatataaatatacaaatatataaaatttatttatatgattGGAGTTCAACTGAAAGTAAAAgtgaggaaaaaaagaagaatatataatagtttattttatgaattatttaggcctaataaataaaatcatcaaaCCCAAATATCGGTAAACTAGTTACCACCAAActacatattataaaaatatgacaaaacataataaattaacCTCTTTCAAACAGTATAAGTAGCtttcacaatatatatttgaGATAACAAAAATTCTGGCTAATATCATTACCAAATTGCAACAATAAttgcattatttacaacattttagCGGAAAATATGGTAACAGGTAACAGGCATTTACTTTAATACTGAATTCCACTGTTTTAGTGTTGACTATTGTTAAAACACAGCGTATGAAGTTCAGATAAACACGTCGGCCAAACCGCAAACTTTATGCTAGCGAACGTCACGTTTGTGTTGCTATGACCACGATGAAGTGTGAGATAAAGCGAGGTGCAGCTTCATGCCACGTAAATCACTTTAAAAGGAAACATAAAGCAAGGACACCTCCCTTTCTCATCTCCATCTCAAACTCTCACTTCCTCCTTGATTTAGAGTGAGCTCTGGCCGCAGCTGCTGGCGTTCACACACTCCTCTCCATCTGTCAGCGTCCAGCGTCTCATCCTCTCGCCTCAGGAGCCAGAGTCCCTCCCAAGCCACAGTTCTCAGGTACAGTCCCCCGTCCCATCATATTGTGTGTTGTGCTCCTGTCCGGTGTTATTGAAAACGTCAATAACTTTGCATTTTTATCTGCGTCTCAAGACCTAGTAAGCTGACTAACTAGACTGCACACTGGGCGCGCCTCAACGAACGCTTCCACACTGCCTAAAATACTGTTCAGATCAACAGGTTCTGAAACAGCCCTAAACTTCCGCTCGTTCATAATAAATTACGTTTTTACTCAGTTTACTACtgttttctatattattattttgtcattgtTACATTTGTCGAGCTGCCTTTCAGAACTGTTGCAAGGCACGTTAAAATTTGAGGAAGTTTAGTAAGAGAACTAAACTGTATTTCCTTGATAAAGATGAGTCCTGCATTGTATTGAATAGAAATAGTGCAGCCTATATAAGAGTTTGCTCTCATATCTTAAGCTTAGAAGAAATGATAAAGAACTGTAAACAAGTATTTTAAGCCACTATAATagtagtaggctaataatcattAAACTTAGAATTCTGTCATATACTTACTCGCCttcatgtcaatccaaacctgcatgacttactttcttccggtgaacacaaaagatgtttggCTGAATGAATCTCTCACATTCACTTTACTGGATGAAAAAATACATGAATGAAAACTAATGGTGACTAACTGCAGTTCAGTTTCTCACATTTTGCTGTTCAACATCTCCATCtttgttccaaagaagaaaagtcacaggtttagaacaacacaaATGCAACCTGTAGTAAATCACGCCTTTACCatccattttataataaattaacaggatttaaacaaaatatgttttctttttttttttttcttttttttttttgatcatgaGGAAAACATTTAGCAGTATCTTCGAAGCAGGTAGAAATAActgtgttttatgtgtttgtgtgcaaggATGTGGTGTAACTGCAGTGCTGCAAACCTCCTGGGCTGCAGCAGTTGCTGTGCTGTTCATGCTCTCTGTGTCTTTTTAACGCTCTAATGCACCTTtcatttttcactttattttactgAGTGCTGTGAGCATACAGGACATCAGTGATGCACTGCAAATAAGAGTGATGATTGTTAATCAACTAATTAAGCATATGCACAAGACTGCATTTGATATGGCAATGAGAACGGAAAAAACTGGGCAACAAGGGTGCGAAACATATGAGAAGGGGGCATAAAGCAAAATGCTTTATTACTAAAACCTGCAGGCAAAGTGGCATCAGACTTTTGAAGAAGTAGCCCAAGCATTTCCTTTTCTGTCACTTCATGCTAGTTTCCTTCCTCTTTCTTAGAGCTTATTGCCTAAATGCAGTTTTAAAcatagaaagttaaaaataaaaaaaacgttgaACAGATGCATTCTCTTTAGTTTTCACTCTTTTGATTTCATATCTGTTACTATTTGTAAGGAAGCTTACATTCAATCAATATATAATCATGTAGCTTATATGAAGATGCATATATTTTAAGATACACAAAACTTAGTGattaaatgtaatgatttttcCACTTGTTTCTTGTCTCCTCCTTCTCTGTCTTTCCTCAGGTCATCATGTCTAGGAAGGTGGTCAGGGCAAGTAAGTTCCGCCACGTCTTTGGCCAGGCGGTGAAGGCTGACCAGTGCTATGATGACATCAGGATCTCCCAGATGACCTGGGACAGCAACTTCTGCTCGGTCAACCCTAAGTTTGTGGCCATGATCGTGGATGCCAGCGGTGGAGGAGCTTTCATTGTCCTGCCCCTGAACAAGGTGCATCCAGATAGCATTTCAGACTCATTAAGcccaaattaattatttaatgaattcaaATAAAGTCTTTATAAAACAAGTGATGTATTGTATGTATAGTTGGACTGAATTAGTCCAGACTGATAGTTTTAGGTCCAACTGTAACTTGTTACCTGCTTCAAATGATTTTCCGAGGCCTTTGAATTTTGAACCGTAGACATGTCATGCTGTGTTTGTCTAAATAAGGAAGTTCAAGGTTGGGTTTCGTATGTATGTGTCACCAGACCTAGCATCCCTTCTCTTTATGCTCTCTTGCATCTCGTTTTTGCCATATTTGGAGTGTGCTGCTGTCAACTCTGCACAGGATGTGGTGACAGCTTGCAGATTGAGTGAGTGACAAAAACTATGAGAAAAGGACAGCTGCCACTTAGACTTGGTGTGCCTGTTTTCTTAGTGTGCTTCCTGGGCTTGGTTTAAAATTTGAATATgtactttttacttcataatGCTTTATGGCTGAAAAGTGCTATGTTTTCAAAATGCCTTTCGAAAATTAGCAGAGGCTGTTTGCATCTCTAACAGAAAGATGGTGGAaacattttcttctttctcttcctctttttttctgggttgtgtagtttgtttatttcatttgttttttgttttgtttttcatcttcTCTGTCCATCTTCTCTGGTCCTGTTTCTATATGTTGCTCTCTCTGCACTCCTTATACTAGAGGATGAAAGGGAGTTCTGTCATTTTCAATCTGCTGTGCATCTTACACTCTGTGCATTGCTCAATGCCAGCCATTGTTTCCCAATGAACAGGAGAATTTGAGTCAAGGCCTTTTATTTTGTTCGGGTGGCTTAAGGAGATTTTGAAAGCTCAGTTTTGACAATGATCTGGTTTTGCACAAACTTGTGGAGTTCACGCATGACATAAAGAGGCTGCACAACATGATAGAAATACTGACATTCATTTTTTCAAGTAAAATTTTAACTCAAGTTGACATGCTGATAATATAACttgtcatttgtatttttgtattaaattagaCATTAATATTAAACTAGTAGTCTCAGATATTTGGACCCCATTGTAAAAGAAGGACGAATCTTCTGGAAAAGATTTAAATATCTATTTGAAATTTTTAAGAACTTAAGCCAACAGTCACTTGATCTTACAATGGTTAAATTATCTTTAgactaatattattttaataataattatatacattaatatttattcatattttgaatttagattttaattctttataattaaaattttattcaagttttaatcattagtttttttatttctattagtttttattattataattagttttaatttatgaattcattttatttaaaatgtaactcaaaataaaaaaaataactttatttcacttttagtaatttcagtacttcaacttattttctttcatttagttACCAAGGCAAGATTTCTAATTAGAGTTTTTTCATATTAAGCTTTATTTTCCATTAACAGTGGTTTTATTGAACAACAACAATGCTTTAGTCAAGTCATAAATCACTAATATTTCTTAACTTATCACTGCccttaaatttatattaatagtaataataataataacagtttatAGAAGAATTCTGTGCATGGACTTGCACACAATGCGATTTCGGCAGAGTGAATGTGCTCTCTGTGTGCATGATGGGAACTCTCTAAACGGGTTAGTAGTTACTAGGCGGAGTTTAGCTGAGACAGACCCCCCTCATCTGCCTGAGATCTCTCCTGCTTTTTctgctctctgtctctcagaGATTTTGAGTTGACATTCTATGTTTAGTCTTTTTGAATGTGTTGTGAATGGGTTTATTTGGGTATGTTTGTGTTTTCCACCCTTTCAGTTTTCCTTAATGACCCATTCTTCCCTTTGATTTGTGTTTTAGACGGGTCGCATTGACATGTCCATGCCCACTGTCTGTGGTCACACTGGGCCTGTACTGGACATTGAATTTTGCCCACATAATGACAACATCATTGCCAGTGGCTCTGAAGACTGTAGTGTCATGGTGAGTGTtaatcaataataaattaattacttttattataaaattgtgtACAAAACAGTTCATACTAGGTTTGCTAGTATGATGCTGTATGAATTTGTTTGCCAGTTTAAAGAGGGAAAATTGTTAATGAAATGTACTTATCTGATACAGTTCCAATATCCTATAATAAATAGAATAGCCTATTTTTCATACATTAGAAACATGTATAATTGAACttcctttattttaatatatatataacaaaaatattgaacaaaaactaataaatctAATGTAAAAGATCAGGAAATCGGGCTGCATACTTAattgaaattaaactgaaatcacaaaataatttgttttagtagtaaataattaataaatagtttttatttccaGAAATGTCATATTGCTGTTCAAATCACAATATATGCCAAAACATTTGCTATATAATTTTTAGTTGTAAGTCATGCAGCTCTCGATATAaagagttttaaaatgaaaacaatggaAATGAAACACTCAAAAAtagattaatgttttatgtttacttGCTTGCCATGTGAACATTAGCCGACATCAGATAACCGTGagcatgcaaatgtgtttttaatttattgatataTTAACTTAAATTCAGGGGGTACTTTCAGTGAATATTTTTCTTCTAATGTGTTTAGCTGACAAAGAAGTTTGAGAACCCCTCCGAATCCCTTGAGAACCCCAGTTGCACAGCAAAAATTACCCCTTAGCACTACCTAGTGTTGGATGGCAGGTGGTGCTAAGGGGTAATTTTTGCTGTGTATGATACAGCcatcattaatattattgtttgaACACATTGACCATACTGGTGTGAAAAATATAACACTATGACAAGTTTAGCTCACACTACTTATAATAACATAAGGTCAATGTTGTTATGTAATAGATCTGGGAGATTCCAGATGGGGGTCTCATATCACCACTGAAGGACCCAGTTGTGAAGCTGGAAGGTCACTCTAAACGTGTGGGCATCCTCAGCTGGCACCCCACTGCCCACAATGTGCTAATGAGTGCAGGTAAACCAGCATCAGCCACCCACTCAATAGCCAACACCTATAAGTTTATCCATTCGTTCAAAAAAATAGAGGAAGTTGAAATGGAATGATGGCACCCTCTGCTGATTTTTCACACACACTTctttatacacatatacattttctACCACTCTGTCTCCCTATGTCTTTTATTTACCTTGTcgtccctctctctgtctctcgtttTATTTATGCAGGATGTGATAATGTGGTGATCTTGTGGAACGTAGTTCATGGAGAGGCAGTGGTGCGCATTGACTCAATGCACACTGATCTGATCTACAGTGCCTGCTGGAACAGAAACGGCTCTCAGATCCTCACTTCCTGCAAGGACAAGAAATTACGAGTGATAGACCCCCGCAAGGGCACCCTCATCTGCGTGCGTGCATGAATTCCctgtaataaaattacaaaataatgtgaataatGCTGAAAAAACGAATGCATGGGGCATAAATAATCAACATGGCTGTATTGTTTACTGTTCGCCACATTGATTTTGTTGTCCCATCCAGAAAGTTCTTGTCTTGCAATGTCAGGATGCACGTGTTGCTGTACTTAAAAGATCTGAGCAAAATTCCCAAATATGCCGATTCCTTTTTAAACGGCTGAATTTTGCTGGTTAAAAATTCACTAAAAACAGTAAATGCTACCACATTTTTTTcccttaatttgtacattttaagttcagtgaacatttatttgaagttGTGAACATTTTTATAgtgttcttttctctttcttgtaTGTTCCTTTCTGCCAGCTCATTTACTGTCACGTGATTGGTCATTGCTCATGTGACCTCtttctgtgtatatgtgtgttcagGAGAAGGACAAGCCTCATGAGGGCTCCAGGCCAGtcagagctgtgtttgtgtctgatgGGAAGATCCTGACCACCGGTTTCAGCCGCATGAGTGAGCGTCAGGTGGCGCTGTGGGATCCTGTGAGTACATTGTGTGCTTCGAGGCTCTCTTTTCAGTTTTACAAACAAGTGACTCATAAAAGTGTGTTTGTGGTTGCAGAACAACTTCAGTGAGCCCTTGAACCTGCAGGAGCTGGACACCAGCAGTGGGGtgctgttacctttctttgaCCCTGACACTGGTGTGGTCTACCTTTGTGGCAAGGTAAGAACATAAGAAAGGCATTCAAGTTTTGAACCAAGTTCAGATTGTATGATCATGAAGAGATGTTTGTTTATGAAGTAGGATCTTTTAACCAGTGTATATGGTTTGACAGGGTGACAGCAGCATCAGATACTTTGAGGTGACGGACGAGGCCCCATACGTTCACTATCTCTCCATGTACAGCAGTAAAGAGAGTCAGAAGGGCATGGGCTACATGCCTAAGAGAGGCCTGGAAGTCAACAAGTGTGAGATTGCAAGGTAAACACATCCATCCTTTCATCCTGGCTTATAGTGTACTTGCTTTCTCTCACAAACATACAAAAGGTCAGCATTTTAAATTATGGattattgcatatttattttaggtTCTATAAACTCCACGAGAGAAAGTGTGAACCTATTGTAATGACTGTGCCTCGAAAGGTAAGTTCTTCCAAGTCAAAATCAGCTCAATTGTTGTCAAAGATTTTGGGTCTGTAAGAGTTTTTTGTCTGAAACAAACtaacagatttctatttcaaataaatactgttagcTTCAACTTCTATTCGTCAagtatcacattttccacaaacaTGTTTAgctgcaaaactgttttcaagattgataatactaagaaatgttttgagcagcaaatcgtcatattagaatgacttctgaaggatcatgtgacactgaagactagagtaatttcagctttaccatcacaggaataaattacattttccattttcagcatggagacataaatgacatacccaaaattaaaaggttgctgctcattttttttttctactagatcaacatatgttcacaaatcggacacttcaaagtttactgttcagaaATGAGAATTACTCAGACTTTTATCATAATAGAGATATAACTGCTTATTTGTTCCACTGTCTTAATGTGGcattattttttctttgctttaGTCTGACTTGTTTCAAGAAGACCTTTACCCCGATACAATTGGTCCAGAGCCGTCAGTAGAGGCAGATGAATGGTTTGCTGGTAAAGATGGGGAACCCATCCTGATCTCCCTGAAAGATGGTTTCGTGGCTACCACCAAAAATAAAGAGTTCAAAGTCATCAAGAGCTTGATGTCCACCACAGCATCTTCCTCAAGCAACCGACAGTCTGACACTGGGGTAAGAGAACACAGGCAATCCTCTGCCtttaatgccttttattttaagtgtgtaATTGTTCATTCTGTTTCATATACAGGACGTGCAGGGCTTGCAGAATGAGGTAAAGGAGCTGAGAGAGATGGTTGAGCAGCTGACCAAGCGAGTGAGCGAACTGGAGAGCAAGTAGCTGAAGCGAGACCCCAGGTTTAAAAGTAAAACACAAATGGACATGTAGAAGATATGCAAATAATGAAATCGAAGAAGGTGCATATCGGAAAGAACATTTTGTAGAATTATGTGAAAAGTTTTCATTGGATACCATTCTGCAGTCCATTTCAGACCAAATTTTGATCTTCAGGGATTTCACTTTCTTAAAAAGAATTTTTTAATGTGACCAGATTTATTTTAAAGcccattttaatatatgttttatagGATTTGAAATAAATGGCAGTGTTATTTTAACAAAGATTTATTTATGTGTCAAAAACTCATGttcattccacacacacacacacacacacacacacgtcttaaATCAGtcagttttattgaaaataaaaggcAATTGAAATGAGTATGacctaatacacacacaaacaccatatCACAATTTTACAGATTAGTGTAGATTCCTGTATCCTAAAAAGTTCttgaaaaaacacaaaagaactgAAAGTATTTTGGACACAAGCTAAGCCCATCCCTGAATTTGAATAAACAAGTGCATTGTTTATTAACAGCTTAATTAAGAAATTGCAGCAGTACACCTTTAACTATGTAAAACTAATAAAAAGCTTAACGACACACCCACTATAAAGACTACTTGCTAACATAGACATGATATATTAACATACTGCCACTTCAATTCCTGCGACTACTCCTTCGTTTAAGCCATTTTATCTACACGTAATTCTTGCTTGGCGCAGAGGCGCTGTTGCTGTAGTATTTGGCGGTTCCCCCGGATCCTCCGGAGCGGGGTCTGCTGAAACAGCACAGCAAGCCTCCGGCCAGCAGGAGCAGGACTCCTCCTCCCCAGCCCACAAAGATACAGGGACCCAGCTCT from Carassius gibelio isolate Cgi1373 ecotype wild population from Czech Republic chromosome B2, carGib1.2-hapl.c, whole genome shotgun sequence encodes:
- the LOC127951624 gene encoding coronin-1A, with the protein product MSRKVVRASKFRHVFGQAVKADQCYDDIRISQMTWDSNFCSVNPKFVAMIVDASGGGAFIVLPLNKTGRIDMSMPTVCGHTGPVLDIEFCPHNDNIIASGSEDCSVMIWEIPDGGLISPLKDPVVKLEGHSKRVGILSWHPTAHNVLMSAGCDNVVILWNVVHGEAVVRIDSMHTDLIYSACWNRNGSQILTSCKDKKLRVIDPRKGTLICEKDKPHEGSRPVRAVFVSDGKILTTGFSRMSERQVALWDPNNFSEPLNLQELDTSSGVLLPFFDPDTGVVYLCGKGDSSIRYFEVTDEAPYVHYLSMYSSKESQKGMGYMPKRGLEVNKCEIARFYKLHERKCEPIVMTVPRKSDLFQEDLYPDTIGPEPSVEADEWFAGKDGEPILISLKDGFVATTKNKEFKVIKSLMSTTASSSSNRQSDTGDVQGLQNEVKELREMVEQLTKRVSELESK